Proteins encoded together in one Ammospiza nelsoni isolate bAmmNel1 chromosome Z, bAmmNel1.pri, whole genome shotgun sequence window:
- the CHRNB3 gene encoding neuronal acetylcholine receptor subunit beta-3 isoform X2, with protein sequence MTTNVWLKQEWIDHKLSWNPDEYGGITAIRVPSESLWLPDIVLFENADGRFEGSLMTKAIVKYNGVVTWTPPASYKSSCTMDVTFFPFDRQNCSMKFGSWTYDGNMVDLILVDENVDRKDFFDNGEWEILNAKVIEEIIPSSSKVIPLIATYHPMAPWVKRLFLQKLPRLLCMRAHVDRYSFSETEEKGTTSKSKFLGKQKYKQAKDGEKIVIAFLEKAADSIRYISRHVKKEHFIRQVVQDWKFVAQVLDRIFLWLFLVVSVTGSVLIFTPALRMWLNNTL encoded by the exons ATGACAACCAACGTGTGGCTGAAACAG GAATGGATCGACCACAAGCTCTCCTGGAATCCAGATGAATATGGTGGGATCACTGCTATCCGGGTCCCCTCTGAGTCTCTGTGGCTTCCTGACATCGTTTTGTTTGAAAA TGCTGATGGACGTTTTGAGGGATCCTTGATGACCAAAGCCATAGTGAAGTACAATGGAGTGGTGACCTGGACACCACCGGCCAGTTATAAGAGCTCCTGCACAATGGATGTGACCTTCTTCCCCTTCGACAGGCAGAACTGCTCCATGAAGTTTGGGTCGTGGACTTATGATGGCAATATGGTGGACTTGATTTTAGTGGATGAAAATGTAGACAGGAAAGACTTCTTTGATAATGGGGAGTGGGAGATCTTAAACGCCAAAG TGATTGAGGAAATAATCCCTTCTTCTTCCAAAGTCATCCCTCTGATCG CGACTTACCATCCCATGGCACCCTGGGTCAAAAGGCTCTTTCTCCAGAAGCTGCCTCGTCTGCTCTGCATGAGGGCCCATGTAGATCGCTACTCGTTCTCAGAGACTGAAGAAAAGGGAACCACCTCGAAATCAAAGTTTCTGGGAAAGCAGAAATACAAGCAAGCAAAAGACGGAGAAAAAATTGTTATTGCCTttctggaaaaggcagcagacTCCATTCGGTACATTTCCAGGCACGTTAAAAAGGAGCATTTCATCAGACAG GTTGTACAAGACTGGAAGTTTGTAGCTCAAGTCCTGGATCGGATCTTCCTGTGGTTATTTCTGGTGGTGTCAGTGACGGGCTCAGTCCTTATCTTTACCCCTGCATTACGGATGTGGTTGAACAACACTTTGTAG
- the CHRNB3 gene encoding neuronal acetylcholine receptor subunit beta-3 isoform X1 has product MLCLVLIVLCLSRSDVNAFSSIAENEDALLKHLFEGYQKWVRPVENSNDTIKVLFGLKISQLVDVDEKNQLMTTNVWLKQEWIDHKLSWNPDEYGGITAIRVPSESLWLPDIVLFENADGRFEGSLMTKAIVKYNGVVTWTPPASYKSSCTMDVTFFPFDRQNCSMKFGSWTYDGNMVDLILVDENVDRKDFFDNGEWEILNAKGMKGNRKDGLYSYPFVTYSFVLRRLPLFYTLFLIIPCLGLSFLTVLVFYLPSDEGEKLSLSTSVLVSLTVFLLVIEEIIPSSSKVIPLIGEYLLFIMIFVTLSIIVTVFVINVHHRSSATYHPMAPWVKRLFLQKLPRLLCMRAHVDRYSFSETEEKGTTSKSKFLGKQKYKQAKDGEKIVIAFLEKAADSIRYISRHVKKEHFIRQVVQDWKFVAQVLDRIFLWLFLVVSVTGSVLIFTPALRMWLNNTL; this is encoded by the exons ATGCTTTGCCTAGTGCTCATTGTGCTGTGTCTGAGCCGCTCAG ATGTGAATGCCTTCAGTTCAATTGCTGAAAATGAGGATGCGCTCCTCAAGCACTTATTTGAAGGCTATCAGAAATGGGTCCGCCCTGTGGAAAACTCCAATGACACCATCAAAGTCCTTTTTGGGTTAAAGATATCACAGCTTGTGGATGTG GATGAGAAGAATCAGCTGATGACAACCAACGTGTGGCTGAAACAG GAATGGATCGACCACAAGCTCTCCTGGAATCCAGATGAATATGGTGGGATCACTGCTATCCGGGTCCCCTCTGAGTCTCTGTGGCTTCCTGACATCGTTTTGTTTGAAAA TGCTGATGGACGTTTTGAGGGATCCTTGATGACCAAAGCCATAGTGAAGTACAATGGAGTGGTGACCTGGACACCACCGGCCAGTTATAAGAGCTCCTGCACAATGGATGTGACCTTCTTCCCCTTCGACAGGCAGAACTGCTCCATGAAGTTTGGGTCGTGGACTTATGATGGCAATATGGTGGACTTGATTTTAGTGGATGAAAATGTAGACAGGAAAGACTTCTTTGATAATGGGGAGTGGGAGATCTTAAACGCCAAAGGTATGAAAGGCAACAGGAAGGATGGGCTGTACTCTTACCCATTTGTCACTTACTCCTTTGTATTGAGGCGCCTTCCGTTGTTTTACACTCTTTTCTTAATAATCCCTTGCCTGGGATTGTCTTTTCTAACTGTCCTGGTGTTTTACCTACCTTCAGATGAAGGTGAAAAGCTTTCATTATCAACGTCAGTTTTAGTCTCCctcactgttttccttttagTGATTGAGGAAATAATCCCTTCTTCTTCCAAAGTCATCCCTCTGATCGGTGAGTATCTGCTCTTCATCATGATTTTTGTGACCCTCTCTATCATCGTCACTGTGTTTGTTATCAATGTCCACCACCGATCCTCAGCGACTTACCATCCCATGGCACCCTGGGTCAAAAGGCTCTTTCTCCAGAAGCTGCCTCGTCTGCTCTGCATGAGGGCCCATGTAGATCGCTACTCGTTCTCAGAGACTGAAGAAAAGGGAACCACCTCGAAATCAAAGTTTCTGGGAAAGCAGAAATACAAGCAAGCAAAAGACGGAGAAAAAATTGTTATTGCCTttctggaaaaggcagcagacTCCATTCGGTACATTTCCAGGCACGTTAAAAAGGAGCATTTCATCAGACAG GTTGTACAAGACTGGAAGTTTGTAGCTCAAGTCCTGGATCGGATCTTCCTGTGGTTATTTCTGGTGGTGTCAGTGACGGGCTCAGTCCTTATCTTTACCCCTGCATTACGGATGTGGTTGAACAACACTTTGTAG
- the CHRNA6 gene encoding LOW QUALITY PROTEIN: neuronal acetylcholine receptor subunit alpha-6 (The sequence of the model RefSeq protein was modified relative to this genomic sequence to represent the inferred CDS: deleted 2 bases in 1 codon): MLPDSLRSERHKLSLPSGSESNSARLCSAQQAAVCCRCKTEIHPSTAYLPPGRLYVFLPLVPSAKPLFSKGSSVLLLAMHPKTWLCWCCPAFCVWAFVFTSLIKDTTACESEERLFHKLFSQYNQFIRPVENVSDPVTVYFELAITQLTNVDEVNQIMETNLWLRHIWNDYKLRWDPRQYDGIEFVRVPADKIWKPDIVLYNNAVGDFQVEGKTKALLRYDGMITWTPPAIFKSSCPMDITFFPFDHQNCSLKFGSWTYDKAKIDLLIIGSKVDMNDFWENSEWEIVDASGYKHDIKYNCCEEIYTDITYSFYIRRLPMFYTINLIIPCLFISFLTVLVFYLPSDCGEKVNLCISVLLSLTVFLLVITETIPSTSLVIPLVGEYLLFTMIFVTLSIVITVFVLNIHYRTPMTHTMPKWVKTVFLHLLPKVLLMQRPLEQQKKNTSRKTKKVSDSKLGKSKHSKHKDTKLHKEQRCSHCDQATELRTTKRQLSHQSLRWMAEHMEYSPEVKDVISNVQFIAENMRSQNETKEVEDDWKYVAMVIDRVFLWVFIILCVFGTVGLFIQPLIAET; encoded by the exons ATGCTGCCTGACTCCCTTCGCTCTGAGCGGCATAAGCTCTCCTTGCCTAGTGGTAGTGAAAGCAACTCAGCAAGGCTTTGCTCTGCTCAGCAGGCTGCT GTTTGCTGCAGATGCAAAACAGAAATCCATCCTTCTACTGCCTACTTACCACCAGGAAGGTTATATGTCTTCTTGCCTCTTGTTCCTTCTGCCAAACCTCTTTTCTCAAAAGGAAGCTCTGTTCTGCTGCTAGCAATGCATCCTAAGACATGGCTATGCTGGTGTTGCCCTGCTTTCTGTGTGTGGGCATTTGTGTTCACATCCTTGATTAAAG ATACCACAGCCTGCGAATCAGAGGAACGGTTATTTCACAAACTCTTCTCCCAGTACAACCAGTTCATTAGGCCGGTGGAAAATGTGTCTGATCCTGTCACTGTGTATTTTGAACTGGCCATCACCCAGCTTACAAATGTG GATGAAGTCAATCAGATTATGGAAACAAATCTGTGGCTAAGACAC ATTTGGAATGACTACAAACTGCGATGGGATCCCAGACAATATGATGGCATTGAATTTGTTCGGGTACCAGCAGATAAAATTTGGAAACCAGATATTGTCTTGTATAATAA TGCTGTGGGAGATTTTCAAGTTGAAGGCAAGACCAAAGCCCTCCTTCGCTATGATGGAATGATCACCTGGACCCCACcagctatttttaaaagctcCTGTCCTATGGATAttacttttttcccatttgatCATCAGAACTGTTCACTCAAATTTGGCTCATGGACCTATGACAAGGCCAAAATTGATCTTCTGATCATTGGATCCAAAGTAGATATGAATGACTTCTGGGAAAATAGTGAATGGGAAATAGTTGATGCTTCTGGCTACAAACATGATATCAAATATAACTGCTGTGAAGAGATTTACACAGACATAACATATTCTTTTTATATTCGAAGGTTGCCAATGTTCTACACCATAAATCTGATCATTCCCTGTCTTTTCATCTCATTCCTGACTGTGTTAGTTTTTTACCTGCCATCTGACTGTGGTGAGAAAGTTAATCTTTGCATCTCAGTGCTTCTTTCTTTGACTGTATTTTTACTGGTGATCACAGAAACAATCCCATCCACCTCTTTAGTAATTCCCTTAGTTGGTGAATATTTACTCTTCACAATGATATTTGTGACTCTGTCAATTGTCATCACAGTGTTTGTCCTCAATATACATTACAGGACTCCAATGACACACACAATGCCCAAATGGGTAAAAACCGTCTTTCTCCACCTGCTCCCCAAAGTCCTGTTGATGCAGAGGCCACtagaacagcagaaaaaaaacacctcCAGAAAAACCAAGAAAGTATCAGACAGTAAGTTGGGCAAGTCAaagcacagcaaacacaaagaCACCAAATTGCACAAGGAGCAGCGGTGCAGTCACTGTGATCAGGCAACTGAACTCCGTACCACCAAAAGACAGCTGAGCCATCAGTCTCTGAGATGGATGGCAGAGCACATGGAGTACTCTCCAGAGGTGAAGGATGTCATCAGCAACGTCCAGTTCATCGCAGAGAACATGAGATCTCAAAATGAAACCAAAGAG GTGGAAGATGATTGGAAATATGTAGCTATGGTGATAGACAGAGTATTTCTCTGGGTATTTATAATCCTGTGTGTGTTTGGGACTGTAGGGCTCTTTATCCAGCCACTAATAGCAGAAACATAA